From the Kribbella sp. CA-293567 genome, the window CGGGTCGCCACCCGGTTCGCTCCGCCGGGGAAGCATGGACGTCGCCCCCACCTACTACCTCTGGGCCGCCGAAGCCGCCGCGAACAGTTGACCGCTCACAGACGACCTCAGCAGGCGCAGGCGATGCCCGTGGGAGCGGTCAGCGGGTCCGAAGGGCGGCGGGTGACGCCGTCGACGGTCTCGACCGGCAGCCCTTCACGGGTCCAGTACTCCATGCCGCCGATCATCTCCTTGACCGGATAGCCGAGTTTGGCGAACTCGAGGGCAGCCTTGGTGCCACCGTTGCACGCCGGGCCCCAGCAATAGGTGACCACTGGAGTGCCCTCCGGTACTGCGAGTGCCGCACGCGCCGCGATTTCCCGGGTCGGCAGGTGGATCGCTCCGGGCACGTGTCCCTGGTCCCAGCTTTCCTGGCTTCTGCTGTCCACGAGAACCCAGCCGCCGACTCCGGCGCCGAGGTCTGCGGCGACATCCGACGGGTCCGTCTCGAAGGCGAGTTTG encodes:
- a CDS encoding rhodanese-like domain-containing protein, which encodes MATVVSAVLRTAAAEQERAIAHFAGKLAFETDPSDVAADLGAGVGGWVLVDSRSQESWDQGHVPGAIHLPTREIAARAALAVPEGTPVVTYCWGPACNGGTKAALEFAKLGYPVKEMIGGMEYWTREGLPVETVDGVTRRPSDPLTAPTGIACAC